Proteins found in one Bacillota bacterium genomic segment:
- a CDS encoding RNA-binding transcriptional accessory protein — protein MEYVNDLLIKQVADNQNIKISQVQSVLDLLAEGNTVPFIARYRKEITESLDEEQIRAIEKEYEYGKSLDKRKEDITRLIDEKGMLTEEIKKAIFDAEKLVDLEDIYRPYKEKKKTKATEAIKKGLEPLATLILTFPIITDLDSIAKDYITEEVPSIEEAFQGAKYIIAEFISDNANYRKWIRDYSYHNGRLVTSKKKDSVDEYQTYQNYYDYTENLKTIKLHRVLAINRAEKEKVITVKIDVSQEEIHRFLNKQVIGNHHSLVEPLVEDAVIDAYKRLISGSIEREIRSDFTDKAEDQAIHIFSENLRSLLLQPPLKGKIVLGIDPAFRTGCKLAVIDSFGKFLDKGVIYPHESRLGDIADPRKVELSKQKVQILIQKYDIEIIAIGNGTASRETEAFVVDLIKELKLKLHYVIVSEAGASVYSASDLARLEFPEFAVEERSAVSIARRMQDPLSELVKIDPKSIGVGQYQHDVSQAKLTESLDFVVSTAVNQVGVNVNTASSSLLRFISGLSMNVAENIVSYREEFGPFKNRSSIKKVPKFGPKTFEQAIGFLRILDSENPLDKTPIHPESYKLALKVLSYLNLGVKEIGTTNLIEKINLINRKELAEELSINLVTLDDILDAFIAPTRDLRDQYPQPLLKSDLLKLEDLKPGMELQGTVRNVVDFGAFVDCGIKEAGLVHISKMSRKYINHPLEVLSVGNIVKVWVISVDLNRKRLQLTMLDPSNETRFVN, from the coding sequence ATGGAGTATGTAAATGATTTACTAATTAAGCAAGTTGCTGATAACCAAAACATTAAAATTTCTCAAGTTCAATCGGTATTGGATTTGTTGGCAGAAGGAAATACCGTTCCTTTTATTGCTAGATATCGAAAAGAAATTACAGAATCTCTAGATGAAGAACAAATTCGTGCTATTGAAAAAGAGTATGAATATGGAAAAAGTCTAGACAAAAGAAAAGAAGATATCACCAGATTAATAGATGAAAAAGGTATGCTAACAGAAGAAATTAAAAAAGCAATATTCGATGCAGAAAAATTGGTGGACTTAGAAGATATCTATCGGCCATATAAAGAAAAGAAAAAAACAAAAGCAACTGAAGCAATCAAAAAAGGATTAGAACCTTTAGCGACTCTTATCCTAACTTTTCCAATAATCACTGATTTAGATTCTATTGCTAAAGACTATATTACAGAAGAAGTTCCTTCAATTGAAGAGGCTTTTCAAGGCGCTAAATATATCATAGCAGAATTTATTTCTGATAACGCAAATTATCGTAAGTGGATTCGAGATTATTCTTATCACAACGGAAGATTAGTGACAAGTAAGAAAAAAGATAGTGTAGATGAATATCAAACTTATCAAAATTATTATGACTATACAGAAAACCTAAAAACAATAAAATTACATAGAGTTTTAGCAATTAACAGAGCAGAAAAAGAAAAAGTAATTACCGTTAAAATTGATGTTTCTCAAGAAGAAATACATCGTTTTTTAAACAAACAAGTCATTGGCAATCACCACTCTTTAGTAGAACCGCTTGTTGAAGACGCAGTTATAGATGCATATAAAAGGTTAATTAGCGGTTCAATTGAAAGAGAAATACGGAGTGATTTTACTGATAAAGCAGAAGATCAAGCCATTCATATTTTTTCTGAGAATTTAAGATCGTTATTACTACAACCCCCTTTAAAAGGTAAAATAGTATTAGGAATTGATCCGGCCTTCCGAACTGGATGCAAACTCGCTGTCATAGATTCATTTGGCAAATTTTTGGATAAAGGTGTAATCTATCCTCATGAAAGTAGATTAGGAGATATTGCCGATCCAAGGAAAGTAGAATTATCGAAGCAAAAAGTACAAATATTAATTCAAAAATATGATATTGAAATTATAGCAATTGGAAATGGAACGGCTTCAAGAGAAACAGAAGCTTTTGTAGTCGATTTAATCAAAGAACTTAAATTAAAATTGCATTATGTTATTGTTAGCGAAGCTGGAGCATCTGTTTATTCAGCATCAGATTTGGCGAGACTTGAATTTCCGGAGTTTGCTGTAGAAGAAAGATCAGCAGTAAGTATTGCAAGAAGAATGCAAGACCCACTTAGTGAACTTGTAAAAATCGATCCAAAATCAATTGGAGTCGGTCAGTACCAACATGATGTATCTCAAGCGAAACTGACGGAATCATTAGATTTTGTAGTTTCAACAGCCGTAAATCAAGTAGGAGTTAACGTAAATACAGCTTCTTCATCTTTACTTAGGTTTATTTCTGGGCTTTCAATGAATGTTGCTGAAAATATTGTTTCATATCGAGAGGAATTTGGACCTTTTAAAAATAGATCTTCTATAAAAAAAGTTCCAAAATTTGGCCCTAAAACGTTTGAACAAGCTATTGGATTCTTGAGAATTTTGGATTCTGAAAATCCATTAGATAAAACTCCGATTCATCCAGAAAGTTATAAATTAGCATTAAAGGTACTTTCCTATTTAAATCTTGGGGTTAAAGAAATTGGAACAACAAACCTTATTGAAAAAATAAATTTGATAAACAGAAAAGAATTAGCAGAGGAATTATCAATTAATTTAGTGACTTTAGATGATATTTTAGATGCTTTTATTGCACCTACAAGAGATCTTCGAGACCAGTATCCTCAACCCCTTTTGAAAAGTGACTTATTGAAATTAGAAGATTTAAAACCGGGAATGGAATTACAAGGAACCGTAAGAAATGTTGTGGATTTTGGAGCGTTTGTTGATTGTGGAATTAAAGAAGCTGGACTTGTCCACATCTCTAAGATGAGCAGAAAATACATCAATCATCCTCTAGAAGTGTTAAGCGTTGGAAACATTGTTAAAGTATGGGTTATTTCGGTTGATTTAAATCGAAAAAGACTTCAACTTACCATGTTAGATCCTAGCAATGAAACTCGTTTTGTAAACTAG
- a CDS encoding GNAT family N-acetyltransferase, with the protein MNNIYKEMIQVIKVKANDLKKASIIFANAMYNDPLHSHFFPNENSRYKKLVQLFMFKLKLDFKNLYTTSDSLEGFVIWKDSKERRLKFSFIDLIKGGLMTIIVGLSPILKMVRYQKWITRLHKLYLKDPYCCLDLLVISPPFQGKGFSTTLIKPKLLHLSSNNEVAFLETQNAQNVDIYEHYGFKLIYQEKLINTKITSYGMIKI; encoded by the coding sequence ATGAATAATATTTATAAAGAGATGATTCAAGTGATTAAAGTTAAAGCAAATGATTTAAAAAAAGCTTCAATTATTTTTGCGAATGCAATGTATAATGACCCATTACATTCGCATTTTTTCCCAAATGAAAATTCTAGATATAAGAAATTAGTACAATTGTTTATGTTTAAACTAAAACTAGACTTTAAAAATTTGTATACTACTTCTGATTCACTAGAAGGGTTTGTCATATGGAAAGATTCAAAAGAAAGACGCTTAAAATTTAGTTTTATTGATTTAATTAAAGGTGGGCTGATGACAATAATCGTTGGGCTTAGCCCCATTCTTAAAATGGTTAGATATCAAAAATGGATTACTCGATTACATAAACTTTATTTAAAAGATCCGTATTGTTGTTTAGACTTGTTAGTCATTTCGCCTCCTTTTCAAGGCAAAGGATTTTCAACCACACTTATAAAACCAAAATTATTGCATCTATCTTCTAATAATGAAGTGGCCTTTTTAGAAACTCAAAACGCACAAAACGTAGATATTTACGAACATTATGGTTTCAAATTAATCTACCAAGAAAAACTAATCAATACTAAAATTACAAGTTACGGAATGATTAAAATTTAA
- a CDS encoding glycoside hydrolase family 127 protein has product MIKGNWSKLKLNNINLSGIHLDILKIQSEGLTKHIGSVFEDLSDHSAWLGGTGESWERGPYYVDGLIPLAYLLKDQNLINSGNKWINSIIDSQDKSGFFGPRQNSDWWPRLVVVKALVSYYYASQDERIPLFLHQYYEYLIQNIDESPYEFWGFARGLEGKEALDLLNQLGSFPKTKLLEDKLLENTLDWQLFFYEFPYIYPTTRYLNKFLFHAIKPILIWIDRLSKNKKQMKNKTRNNILKSRKSKTKYTYLTTHGVNIAMSLKYLVYMQEDQKIGEEKLFEALEKILLYHGNALDLFSSDEHLNGTSPSQGIELCVIVEMMYSMEETIRLTGSFKAADYLEYYAYNALLTTISQDFCSHQYVQQINQLDCEVKKHPFFDTDKYANTFGIEPNFGCCAANMHQGWPKMMMSAIMKSKTSLAFFLYISGTYRVDFDDGYALIQVDTNYPFADLVKIKCLELTTIQLKEWVFRIPYLESAKIVHNQIEKIISEKESLVIKNVMQDDEINLFFNFEIKTITNQDKSISIRRGPLLFAKKIECEEFYIKGSKPFHDRGYIVSSYNKQIPFLKDGKVIVKSFEKLIDSNCFFKNNLSVIIEGVNPNTLEHQEMHLVPYGLTILRETQFIRREE; this is encoded by the coding sequence ATGATAAAAGGAAATTGGAGTAAACTTAAACTAAATAATATCAATTTATCCGGAATTCACTTAGATATATTAAAAATTCAAAGCGAAGGGTTAACAAAACATATCGGAAGTGTTTTTGAAGATTTATCTGATCATTCTGCTTGGCTTGGCGGCACTGGAGAATCGTGGGAAAGAGGTCCTTATTATGTTGATGGATTGATTCCGCTTGCTTATTTATTAAAAGATCAAAATCTCATCAATAGCGGAAATAAATGGATTAATTCCATAATTGATTCTCAAGATAAATCAGGATTCTTTGGTCCCAGACAAAATAGTGATTGGTGGCCAAGATTGGTAGTAGTAAAAGCACTTGTTTCTTATTATTACGCAAGCCAAGATGAAAGAATACCTTTGTTTTTACATCAATATTATGAGTATTTAATTCAAAACATCGATGAGAGTCCTTATGAATTTTGGGGATTTGCCAGAGGATTAGAAGGGAAAGAAGCCCTTGATTTATTAAATCAATTAGGCTCGTTTCCTAAAACGAAATTATTAGAAGATAAATTACTTGAAAATACATTAGATTGGCAACTTTTCTTTTATGAATTTCCGTATATTTATCCAACCACAAGGTATTTGAATAAATTTTTATTTCATGCGATAAAGCCTATCTTAATTTGGATTGATCGTTTGTCTAAAAATAAGAAACAGATGAAAAACAAAACCAGAAATAACATCTTAAAATCAAGAAAGAGTAAGACTAAATATACTTATTTAACAACTCATGGTGTAAATATTGCTATGTCTTTAAAGTATTTAGTATATATGCAAGAGGACCAAAAGATTGGAGAAGAAAAATTATTTGAGGCATTAGAAAAAATTCTGTTGTATCACGGGAATGCCCTAGATTTATTTTCTTCTGACGAACACTTAAATGGAACATCTCCAAGTCAAGGGATTGAACTTTGTGTAATTGTTGAAATGATGTATTCAATGGAAGAAACAATTCGCTTAACGGGTAGTTTTAAAGCGGCAGATTATTTGGAGTATTATGCCTATAACGCTTTGTTAACAACCATATCTCAAGACTTTTGTAGTCATCAATATGTTCAACAGATAAATCAACTTGATTGCGAAGTAAAAAAACATCCTTTCTTTGATACAGATAAGTACGCTAACACGTTTGGTATTGAACCGAATTTTGGCTGTTGCGCAGCGAACATGCATCAAGGATGGCCGAAAATGATGATGTCAGCAATTATGAAGTCCAAGACTTCATTGGCATTCTTTTTATATATTAGTGGAACTTACAGAGTGGATTTTGACGATGGATATGCGCTAATTCAAGTTGATACGAATTATCCATTTGCAGATTTGGTTAAGATTAAATGTCTTGAGTTAACGACTATTCAGCTTAAAGAGTGGGTTTTTAGAATACCCTATTTAGAAAGCGCTAAAATTGTGCACAATCAGATAGAGAAAATTATTTCAGAAAAAGAATCGCTTGTAATTAAAAATGTCATGCAAGATGATGAGATAAATTTGTTTTTTAATTTTGAAATAAAAACGATTACGAATCAAGATAAATCGATTAGTATTCGTAGAGGACCATTACTCTTTGCAAAAAAGATTGAATGTGAAGAATTTTATATTAAAGGGTCAAAACCATTTCACGATAGGGGCTACATTGTATCAAGTTACAACAAACAAATTCCTTTCTTAAAAGATGGAAAAGTGATTGTCAAATCATTTGAAAAACTGATTGATTCAAATTGTTTTTTTAAGAATAATTTGTCTGTAATTATTGAAGGAGTAAATCCAAATACTTTAGAACATCAAGAAATGCATTTAGTTCCATATGGGTTAACTATTTTACGAGAGACACAATTTATAAGGAGAGAAGAATAA
- a CDS encoding MFS transporter, with protein MNNTERIGKRVWSTILLFGLFGQIAWVIENMYFNLFLYNKISGDPSAIAWMVAASAITATLTTVFMGALSDRVSKRKLFISVGYILWGLVTLSFAFISVDAVSTFFKFGDAVIITVIIVIIMDCIMTFFGSMANDGAFNAWVTDVTNQNSRGRVEGVLAILPLIALLIIFGGFDIFVQQDKWPLFFLILGGLISLGGIIGIFLIKESNIKKSETNYWQTLVYGFRLTTLKKHQNLYLYLLALAIFGISTQIYMPYFIIYIQRYLGIDSYAILLGAILLLASVVSVIVGRKINAKNKNRFFYPAMIVMFVGLSSCFLQEIY; from the coding sequence ATGAATAACACAGAAAGAATCGGAAAAAGAGTGTGGAGTACCATTTTGCTATTCGGTTTATTTGGACAAATAGCTTGGGTTATTGAGAACATGTATTTCAATTTGTTTTTATACAATAAAATTTCAGGAGATCCAAGTGCAATTGCGTGGATGGTCGCCGCTAGCGCTATAACCGCAACATTAACTACCGTTTTTATGGGAGCACTTTCTGACAGAGTATCAAAAAGAAAATTATTTATTTCTGTTGGATACATTTTATGGGGATTAGTGACCTTATCTTTTGCCTTTATTTCAGTTGATGCAGTATCTACTTTCTTTAAATTTGGAGATGCGGTAATCATTACAGTAATCATTGTTATTATTATGGATTGTATTATGACTTTTTTTGGTTCAATGGCAAATGATGGAGCGTTCAATGCGTGGGTAACAGATGTGACAAATCAAAATAGCCGAGGACGTGTTGAAGGAGTATTAGCGATTTTGCCTCTTATTGCATTACTTATCATATTTGGTGGATTTGACATTTTTGTTCAACAAGACAAATGGCCATTATTCTTTTTGATATTAGGAGGCCTCATTTCGTTAGGAGGCATTATTGGAATTTTCTTAATTAAAGAATCTAATATAAAAAAATCTGAGACAAATTATTGGCAAACATTAGTTTATGGATTTCGTTTGACTACATTAAAAAAACATCAAAATTTGTATTTATATCTTCTTGCTTTAGCAATTTTCGGTATTTCTACTCAAATATACATGCCTTATTTTATTATTTATATACAAAGGTATTTAGGAATTGATTCATATGCAATCTTATTAGGAGCTATATTGCTTTTGGCTTCGGTTGTCAGCGTTATTGTAGGCAGAAAAATTAATGCCAAAAATAAAAATCGTTTTTTCTATCCAGCCATGATTGTAATGTTTGTTGGGCTATCTTCTTGTTTTTTACAAGAGATATATTAA
- a CDS encoding glycoside hydrolase family 2 — protein sequence MNQLFTTWGKKLETSNVLQEYPRPQLERNSYFNLNGFWDYAITDNPDQDEYDGKILVPFSPEATLSQVNRTLRPSDYLIYHKIVILPIDFIQDKLLLHFGAVDQEAKVYINDKFVGSHLGGYTPFSFNISEFILSNQFSIKVIVKDISDTSDRQTGKQRSKSGGIFYTSQSGIWQTVWLESVPKNYISNIKLIPRYDDKSIEIHVLTNSKTIEFPVEIKLYYKKELKLEIKSQKSFIILPIDDFYAWTPDTPNIYDIEILYDEDKIKSYFGMRKFERKEDKNKIMRFYLNNEPYFLSGVLDQGYFPDGLLTNPSDDALIFDIKRIKEMGFNLLRKHIKVEPLRWYYHCDRLGMIVWQDMVSGSERKDIFLHGFFATLGININDKFYRLFGRKSEKGRNQFLIELKETIEHLKNCTCISTWVPFNEAWGQFDSLKAEKIIRQLDSSRLIDHASGWSDQKGGDYCSRHIYFTKIKFSKAKAKKRILALTEFGGFSFVVENHCYNPERVFGYKKYHNKEDLMKGIQELYSKQILPEVKKGLSVLIYTQLSDVEDEVNGFVSYDRQIQKVDCQVIKNLNNQINLVFHESLK from the coding sequence ATGAATCAACTTTTTACTACTTGGGGAAAAAAGCTTGAAACAAGTAATGTATTACAAGAGTATCCCAGGCCACAATTAGAAAGAAATAGCTATTTCAATTTAAATGGATTCTGGGATTATGCAATTACAGATAATCCAGATCAAGATGAATATGATGGAAAAATTCTCGTTCCATTTTCTCCAGAAGCCACACTTTCTCAAGTTAATCGCACTCTCAGGCCAAGCGACTATTTGATTTATCATAAGATAGTAATTTTGCCTATCGATTTTATTCAAGATAAATTGTTGCTTCATTTTGGTGCGGTGGATCAAGAAGCAAAAGTATATATCAATGATAAATTTGTTGGAAGTCATTTGGGTGGGTATACACCATTTTCTTTTAATATCAGCGAATTCATTCTGTCAAATCAATTTTCAATAAAAGTAATTGTAAAAGATATTTCAGATACATCTGATAGACAAACTGGTAAGCAAAGAAGTAAAAGTGGAGGAATATTCTATACTTCACAATCTGGTATTTGGCAAACAGTTTGGTTAGAAAGCGTTCCAAAAAATTATATTAGTAATATAAAGTTAATTCCTCGTTATGATGATAAATCCATTGAGATTCATGTGCTTACAAATTCTAAAACCATTGAGTTTCCTGTTGAAATTAAACTTTACTATAAAAAAGAATTAAAATTAGAAATCAAATCTCAAAAAAGTTTCATCATACTTCCTATTGATGATTTTTATGCTTGGACGCCAGACACACCAAATATATATGATATTGAAATTTTATATGACGAAGATAAAATTAAGAGTTATTTTGGAATGCGGAAATTTGAAAGAAAAGAAGATAAAAATAAAATCATGAGGTTCTATCTTAATAACGAACCATATTTTCTTTCTGGCGTTTTAGATCAAGGATATTTTCCGGACGGATTGTTGACAAATCCAAGTGATGATGCTCTGATATTTGATATAAAACGGATAAAAGAGATGGGTTTTAATTTATTAAGAAAACACATAAAAGTAGAACCGTTAAGGTGGTATTACCATTGCGATCGACTTGGGATGATAGTTTGGCAAGATATGGTAAGTGGATCAGAAAGAAAAGATATCTTTTTACATGGATTTTTTGCAACATTAGGAATAAATATAAATGATAAATTTTATCGGTTGTTTGGTAGAAAAAGCGAGAAAGGAAGAAATCAATTTCTAATAGAATTAAAAGAAACGATTGAGCATTTGAAAAACTGTACTTGTATTTCAACTTGGGTACCATTCAATGAAGCCTGGGGACAGTTTGATTCTTTAAAAGCCGAAAAAATAATAAGACAACTCGATTCTTCGAGATTAATTGACCATGCAAGCGGGTGGTCAGACCAAAAAGGTGGAGATTATTGTAGCAGGCATATCTATTTTACTAAAATTAAGTTTTCAAAAGCAAAAGCCAAAAAAAGGATCTTAGCACTTACTGAATTTGGTGGATTTAGTTTTGTGGTAGAAAATCATTGTTATAATCCAGAACGCGTTTTCGGATATAAAAAATATCATAACAAAGAAGATTTGATGAAAGGAATACAAGAGTTGTATTCTAAGCAGATACTTCCCGAGGTTAAAAAAGGTCTATCCGTTTTGATTTATACACAATTATCTGATGTAGAAGATGAAGTAAATGGCTTTGTTTCATACGATAGACAAATTCAGAAGGTTGATTGTCAAGTTATTAAAAATTTAAATAATCAAATAAATTTAGTATTTCACGAATCTTTAAAATAA
- a CDS encoding GNAT family N-acetyltransferase — MKQIQLIKVTQDRLKEFSVLFGIFPYFHNYLQFALSNLSYDIWVDSYENLKFAIIFSSPAFFLLGNPEGEDVTEILKKIDTGNWIIPSSELWDAPLKFYFGSKLESHLRTKFDSKNLNLSHLESLKKPLPSGYELVRIGINQIQDIQGMLYNDLLKNYFSTVDFLGKGLGFCILEDNQVIGFAASNYPIINEVLEVYIRVDFNSDPRHRQKGFGTLLSVALIEYCLEHHLNPEWDSANSISAHLALKLGYEVEQTWTMYHIV, encoded by the coding sequence ATGAAACAGATTCAACTGATAAAAGTAACGCAAGATAGACTAAAAGAATTTTCAGTTTTATTTGGAATTTTTCCGTATTTTCACAACTATTTGCAGTTTGCGTTATCAAACTTATCTTACGATATATGGGTGGATTCGTATGAAAATCTAAAATTTGCCATTATATTTTCTTCTCCAGCATTCTTTTTACTTGGAAATCCCGAGGGCGAAGATGTTACAGAAATATTAAAGAAAATTGATACTGGAAATTGGATTATTCCTTCAAGCGAGCTCTGGGACGCACCTTTGAAATTCTATTTTGGCAGTAAACTCGAGTCTCATCTTAGAACAAAATTTGATTCAAAAAATTTAAATTTAAGTCACTTAGAATCTTTAAAAAAACCACTTCCATCAGGATATGAATTAGTTCGAATCGGAATCAATCAAATTCAAGATATTCAAGGTATGCTATATAATGATTTGCTTAAGAATTATTTTTCTACAGTAGATTTTTTGGGTAAGGGATTGGGTTTTTGCATCCTTGAAGATAATCAAGTGATAGGGTTTGCAGCTTCAAATTATCCAATTATTAACGAAGTGCTAGAAGTATATATTAGAGTTGATTTTAACAGTGATCCTAGGCACCGTCAAAAAGGATTTGGGACGCTTCTTAGCGTCGCTTTAATAGAATATTGTTTAGAACATCATCTGAATCCAGAGTGGGATTCAGCAAATAGCATATCAGCACATTTGGCCCTTAAGCTTGGATATGAAGTAGAACAAACTTGGACCATGTATCATATTGTTTAA
- a CDS encoding carbon-nitrogen hydrolase family protein: MDKLMKITTVSYQSKYSKEENITTISELVTKIKIEQETDFIFFGELALSNYIISKDYLELNSVSLDGKEIETMKNVAKKNCVCISFGYSEKAHDNYYNSQIVIDQNGCVVYNHRKNNLTNKERLFFSEGKTPVSFFVLNNFQYAISICFDMFGPTFHKQYKSKQATIFLHALTDPQDAKFALGFSGRSTLAYYIAANRFGTENTTYYNGHIGIYSPTGKKIGLMSDQEGILSSNIIDKKRNKTFLKIVNTFKIGIHLILHLKKVINYLAWSTKNKNTKNKKG; this comes from the coding sequence ATGGATAAATTAATGAAGATAACAACCGTATCTTATCAATCGAAATATTCAAAAGAAGAAAATATAACCACTATTTCTGAATTGGTAACAAAAATTAAAATAGAGCAAGAAACTGATTTTATTTTTTTTGGTGAATTAGCTTTATCAAATTATATCATTTCAAAAGATTATCTTGAATTAAATAGTGTTTCGCTAGATGGTAAAGAGATAGAAACAATGAAAAACGTTGCCAAAAAGAACTGCGTTTGTATTTCGTTTGGATATTCAGAAAAAGCACATGATAATTATTATAATTCTCAAATTGTAATAGATCAAAACGGGTGCGTTGTTTATAATCACAGAAAGAACAATTTAACAAACAAAGAAAGATTATTTTTTTCTGAAGGAAAGACGCCTGTTAGTTTCTTTGTATTAAATAATTTTCAGTATGCAATATCGATTTGCTTTGATATGTTTGGACCAACGTTTCATAAACAATATAAAAGCAAACAGGCAACCATTTTTCTGCACGCCTTAACAGATCCACAAGACGCTAAATTTGCCTTAGGATTTTCCGGAAGAAGTACTTTGGCTTATTATATAGCAGCAAATAGATTCGGAACAGAAAATACAACTTATTATAATGGACATATTGGTATCTATTCTCCTACAGGAAAGAAAATCGGATTGATGTCGGATCAAGAAGGAATATTGTCTTCTAACATTATCGATAAAAAAAGAAATAAAACATTTTTAAAAATAGTAAATACTTTTAAAATTGGAATTCATTTAATTTTGCACTTAAAAAAAGTTATTAATTATCTTGCTTGGAGCACAAAGAATAAAAATACTAAAAATAAGAAAGGGTGA
- a CDS encoding nucleoside phosphorylase: MIVFFQEILKEFLDEDKIYIVANLKSEAGIHPVYEMDYKGRKICLFHPILGGPLAAGFLEELNALGCTKFIACGGAGVLDPKLALGHLIVPSKALRAEGTSYHYLPASRYVDISPHALDCIESALKNRNIPYLKGITWTTDAFFRETKDMVQYRKEEGCITVEMECASFAAVAQFRKVLFGQILYAGDDLSKELWDSRKWQSRKDVRKELVDISIEACLKL, from the coding sequence GTGATAGTATTTTTCCAAGAAATCTTGAAAGAATTTTTAGATGAAGACAAAATATATATTGTCGCAAACTTAAAAAGTGAAGCCGGTATTCATCCTGTATATGAAATGGATTATAAAGGAAGAAAAATATGCTTATTCCATCCGATTTTGGGTGGGCCTTTAGCAGCGGGTTTTTTAGAAGAGTTAAATGCATTGGGATGTACTAAATTTATTGCATGTGGTGGAGCTGGGGTTTTAGACCCTAAACTAGCTCTTGGGCATTTAATTGTTCCATCAAAGGCACTAAGGGCCGAAGGAACATCTTATCATTATTTACCAGCAAGCAGATATGTAGATATTTCTCCGCATGCTTTAGATTGTATTGAATCTGCATTGAAAAATAGAAACATTCCGTATTTAAAGGGAATTACTTGGACGACAGATGCGTTTTTTCGAGAAACGAAAGATATGGTTCAATACCGAAAAGAAGAAGGATGCATAACGGTTGAGATGGAATGCGCCTCTTTCGCTGCAGTAGCACAATTTAGAAAAGTGTTGTTTGGTCAAATTCTCTATGCCGGAGATGATTTGTCTAAAGAATTATGGGATTCAAGAAAATGGCAATCAAGAAAAGATGTCCGTAAAGAATTGGTAGATATATCAATAGAGGCATGTCTTAAATTATAA